From Mucilaginibacter rubeus, a single genomic window includes:
- a CDS encoding DEAD/DEAH box helicase produces the protein MIRIISYQEGESNHNVIIKGATIADLSESVIAAHAAVSIYFDTQSYRQILAKHLEINQGAFTNQSGTVAFPEVIVTSHEGQLALSCGCHASGNKLCEHQAQVLSAITQRDELRVFFDDRLRFEKLKKVATDYGLEDEPDLDKFFELRAQSKSFEIVSRSATLTAVTKESLASLQNIIVSDNAEPIALPGDDADKTTCIVLKQHKYYKYLFVELYAAQSTKDGKIKNPLLPIAPLDLIWETNDTRQVKFFTGIHKFQNHINTQKTAADIAALKAIVQNPSAYNFFAHDNSVSDKVTAGSISLVKVMILKSDLELKVNTWDEFYQISGVFNVDGLLYDVKDLDIRYTYFIGIGDVLYLIESLQVLNVIDLLKKKQGSLQVHKSKFGELKSHLLNKLENKLRIDYTYIKPATQEQIKNEGFDQSAEKIIYLSDFGAHVMIIPVMRYGEAEIPIRTQKQIYGTDEKGNQFLVKRRDDEEIAFTALLVKQHQYFNEQLENDLDYFYLHKRHFLDEEWFLNVFDEWHEYNIEILGFNELEGNKLNAHKVKITINVVSGINWFNTVIDLKFGKKRASLKQVHQAVKNKSKYVRLDDGTRGILPAEWIERFTDYFNSGEISDDDTLHTSKSNYTAIQQYYDEEMLDDEVRNELASYNRKLTGTEIIDEVQVPPGLNGTLRTYQRQGLNWLSFLDSLNFGGCLADDMGLGKSIQVIAFILLQRHKVENNTNLIVVPTSLLFNWQQEVQKFAPSIRIHTIYGAERLKHTKHLHQYEIVLTSYGTLLSDINFLKDFNFNYVFLDESQNIKNPESQRYKAVRLLKSRNKITITGTPVENNTFDLYGQLSFACPGLLGSKQYFKDIYAIPIDKFKGSKRATELQEKVKPFILRRTKQQVATELPEKTEMVLYCEMKEEQRHIYDSYEKEFREYISATTNEELRKSSMNVLKGLNKLRQICDSPMLLKGEKMPGDASAKLDVLIEEIESKKHQHKILIFSQFVSMLDLIGKELSGRDIRFSYLTGQTRKREQVVNEFQSDPGIRVFLISLKAGGTGLNLTEADYVYLVDPWWNPAVENQAIDRCHRIGQDKKIVAVRLICPGTIEEKIMVMQQSKKDIADKLVKSDKTFTGSLSKDDLLDLLE, from the coding sequence GTGATCAGGATAATCAGCTACCAGGAAGGCGAAAGCAACCATAATGTCATCATCAAAGGCGCAACCATAGCCGATCTTAGCGAAAGCGTTATCGCCGCTCATGCGGCTGTCAGTATTTATTTCGATACCCAAAGTTACAGACAGATACTGGCCAAACACCTTGAAATTAATCAGGGAGCCTTTACCAATCAATCTGGTACGGTTGCTTTTCCGGAGGTAATTGTTACCAGCCATGAAGGGCAGCTGGCGCTTTCATGCGGATGTCATGCCTCTGGCAATAAGCTTTGCGAACATCAGGCCCAGGTATTATCGGCCATAACCCAACGTGACGAGTTACGGGTGTTTTTTGATGACAGGTTAAGATTTGAGAAGTTAAAAAAGGTGGCTACTGATTACGGGCTTGAAGATGAGCCCGATCTCGACAAGTTTTTTGAACTGCGGGCCCAATCTAAAAGTTTTGAGATCGTTTCCCGGTCGGCTACTTTAACAGCGGTTACTAAAGAGAGCCTTGCAAGTCTGCAAAATATTATTGTGAGTGATAACGCTGAGCCAATTGCGTTGCCCGGAGATGATGCTGATAAAACAACCTGCATTGTCCTGAAACAGCATAAATACTACAAATATCTTTTTGTTGAACTGTACGCTGCACAAAGTACTAAAGATGGCAAAATTAAGAACCCTTTGCTGCCCATAGCCCCTTTAGACCTCATCTGGGAAACGAATGATACAAGACAAGTCAAGTTTTTTACCGGGATACACAAGTTCCAAAATCATATTAATACGCAAAAAACGGCTGCAGATATAGCGGCGTTAAAGGCTATCGTTCAAAATCCATCGGCTTATAACTTCTTCGCCCATGACAACAGTGTATCGGATAAGGTGACGGCCGGCTCAATAAGCCTGGTAAAGGTCATGATATTGAAAAGTGATCTTGAGCTGAAGGTAAATACCTGGGACGAGTTTTATCAAATAAGCGGCGTTTTTAATGTAGATGGCTTATTGTATGATGTTAAAGACCTTGATATCAGGTATACTTATTTTATTGGCATAGGTGATGTGCTTTATCTTATAGAAAGCCTTCAGGTATTAAACGTTATCGATCTGTTAAAAAAGAAACAAGGCAGCCTGCAGGTGCATAAAAGCAAATTTGGCGAGTTAAAATCACACCTGCTTAATAAACTGGAAAATAAGCTTCGTATAGATTATACCTACATTAAACCGGCAACACAGGAGCAGATAAAAAACGAAGGGTTTGACCAGTCGGCCGAAAAGATAATTTACTTGTCGGATTTTGGCGCTCATGTTATGATCATTCCCGTAATGCGTTATGGCGAGGCCGAGATCCCTATTCGTACGCAAAAACAGATCTACGGCACCGATGAAAAAGGCAACCAGTTTTTAGTTAAACGGCGGGATGATGAGGAAATAGCTTTTACGGCCCTCCTGGTAAAGCAACATCAATATTTTAATGAACAGTTAGAAAACGATCTTGATTATTTTTACCTGCATAAAAGGCATTTTTTAGATGAAGAATGGTTTTTAAACGTATTTGATGAATGGCACGAGTACAACATCGAAATTCTTGGCTTTAACGAACTGGAGGGCAATAAGCTAAACGCTCATAAAGTAAAGATCACCATCAATGTAGTAAGCGGCATTAACTGGTTCAATACTGTTATCGATTTAAAATTCGGCAAAAAAAGGGCTTCGCTAAAACAAGTGCACCAGGCTGTAAAAAATAAAAGCAAATATGTACGGCTTGATGACGGTACTCGAGGGATTTTACCAGCCGAATGGATAGAGAGATTTACCGACTATTTTAATTCGGGTGAGATCTCTGATGATGACACCTTACATACTTCAAAAAGTAATTACACCGCCATACAGCAATATTATGATGAGGAAATGCTGGATGACGAGGTACGAAATGAGCTCGCCAGTTATAACAGAAAGCTAACCGGTACCGAAATTATCGATGAAGTGCAAGTACCTCCGGGGTTAAACGGAACGCTTCGTACTTATCAGCGTCAGGGTTTAAACTGGCTGAGCTTTTTAGATAGCCTTAATTTTGGCGGTTGCCTTGCAGACGATATGGGTTTGGGTAAAAGTATCCAGGTTATTGCTTTTATACTTTTACAACGACACAAGGTTGAAAATAATACTAACCTGATTGTAGTGCCAACTTCGCTCCTGTTTAACTGGCAGCAGGAAGTGCAAAAATTCGCGCCATCCATCCGTATCCATACCATTTACGGCGCCGAGCGGCTTAAGCACACCAAGCACCTGCACCAGTACGAAATTGTGCTTACCTCATATGGCACCTTATTATCGGACATCAACTTCTTAAAAGATTTTAATTTCAACTACGTTTTCCTTGACGAATCGCAGAATATAAAAAATCCCGAATCGCAACGTTACAAGGCGGTACGATTACTGAAATCCCGAAATAAGATCACCATAACAGGTACCCCTGTCGAAAATAACACGTTCGATTTATATGGGCAGCTTTCATTTGCCTGCCCCGGTTTATTGGGAAGCAAACAGTATTTCAAGGATATTTACGCAATACCAATTGATAAATTTAAAGGGAGTAAACGTGCGACTGAACTCCAGGAAAAAGTTAAGCCATTTATACTCAGGCGTACGAAACAGCAGGTAGCGACTGAGCTGCCCGAAAAAACAGAAATGGTGCTGTATTGTGAAATGAAGGAAGAGCAGCGCCATATTTATGACTCTTACGAGAAAGAATTCAGAGAGTATATCTCGGCCACAACCAATGAGGAACTGAGAAAGAGCTCCATGAATGTATTGAAGGGGCTGAACAAGCTACGTCAGATTTGCGATTCGCCGATGCTATTAAAAGGCGAAAAAATGCCGGGTGATGCCTCAGCTAAACTGGACGTATTGATAGAAGAGATTGAGAGCAAAAAACATCAGCATAAGATCCTCATATTTTCGCAGTTTGTATCTATGCTTGATCTTATTGGTAAGGAATTAAGTGGTCGGGATATCCGTTTCTCCTACCTTACCGGGCAAACACGTAAACGTGAGCAGGTTGTAAATGAATTTCAGAGCGATCCGGGCATCCGGGTTTTTCTTATTAGTCTTAAGGCAGGCGGTACCGGCCTCAATTTAACCGAGGCCGATTACGTTTATCTTGTTGATCCGTGGTGGAACCCAGCTGTTGAAAACCAGGCTATAGACCGTTGTCATCGTATAGGTCAGGATAAAAAGATCGTAGCGGTGCGCTTGATTTGCCCCGGTACTATTGAAGAGAAGATCATGGTGATGCAGCAATCGAAAAAAGATATTGCCGATAAATTGGTTAAATCAGATAAAACTTTTACCGGCTCGCTCTCAAAAGACGATCTGCTTGATCTGCTGGAATAA
- a CDS encoding glycoside hydrolase family 130 protein, which translates to MINFLRKGSIIFSLLFTQFCYGQPAINKLPYWALGGFTRPANINPIISPDTTSRFLDPMSKKQVQWEANDTFNPAATIKNNKVVVMYRAEDLYGIGIGFRTSRVGYAESTDGIHFNRKKTPVLYPDEDVAKKYEWPGGCEDPRVAVTPEGTYVVFYTEWNRDLPRLGVATSKDLIHWKKHGPIFETAYNGKFFNIASKSASILTQVINGKQVVIKTKGKYWLYWGEHHVYAATSVNLVDWSPVVDEKGELKELMSPRNGYFDSDLAECGPPALMTKNGVILFYNGKNKPAEGRDFRFNANSYCAGQALFDAKDPSKLKTRLDDPFLRPREPFEKSGQYVNGTVFIEGMAYFKKKWFLYYGCADSRVAVAVFDPSKSAPPDQVE; encoded by the coding sequence ATGATAAACTTTTTGCGTAAAGGGAGTATTATATTTTCGCTGCTGTTCACACAGTTTTGCTACGGACAACCGGCCATTAACAAATTACCGTATTGGGCGTTAGGCGGATTTACCCGACCTGCAAATATCAACCCAATCATATCGCCGGATACAACTTCCCGCTTTCTTGATCCCATGAGCAAAAAACAGGTTCAGTGGGAAGCCAATGACACTTTCAATCCAGCGGCAACCATAAAAAACAACAAGGTAGTTGTGATGTACCGTGCTGAAGACTTATACGGGATTGGCATCGGCTTTCGTACTTCGCGTGTAGGATATGCCGAAAGCACCGACGGAATCCATTTTAACAGGAAGAAAACCCCGGTACTTTATCCGGATGAAGACGTTGCCAAAAAGTACGAGTGGCCAGGCGGCTGTGAAGACCCTCGGGTGGCAGTTACCCCCGAAGGCACGTATGTTGTTTTTTATACCGAATGGAACCGCGATTTACCGAGATTAGGTGTAGCTACATCAAAAGATTTGATTCACTGGAAAAAGCATGGGCCGATATTTGAAACTGCTTATAATGGCAAGTTCTTCAATATTGCCAGTAAGTCAGCCTCGATATTAACGCAGGTGATTAACGGAAAACAGGTGGTTATAAAAACTAAAGGAAAATATTGGCTGTATTGGGGCGAGCATCATGTGTATGCAGCCACATCTGTAAATTTGGTGGATTGGTCGCCGGTGGTTGATGAAAAAGGTGAATTGAAAGAGCTGATGTCGCCGCGTAATGGCTATTTCGATAGCGACCTTGCTGAATGCGGTCCGCCTGCTTTGATGACCAAAAATGGGGTGATCCTGTTTTATAACGGCAAAAACAAGCCAGCCGAAGGTCGTGATTTCCGCTTTAACGCCAATTCGTACTGCGCGGGACAGGCTTTGTTTGATGCCAAAGATCCATCTAAACTCAAAACCCGGCTTGACGACCCTTTCCTGCGACCAAGGGAGCCTTTTGAAAAAAGTGGTCAATATGTAAATGGTACAGTGTTTATTGAGGGTATGGCTTACTTTAAAAAGAAGTGGTTTCTGTATTATGGATGCGCCGATTCGCGGGTTGCTGTCGCAGTGTTTGATCCTTCAAAGTCAGCGCCTCCAGATCAGGTTGAGTAA
- the treA gene encoding alpha,alpha-trehalase TreA, whose translation MRKLLLLAFSLIVLRVNSQTATPRQQFPGLFEAVQTSTIFPDNKTFVDAVPKQDPALIMKAYNEQKDKPGFNLQAFVLANFNVPVSHNNFQTDISAGIRKHIDTLWQVLQRRPDEAKPFSSTLALPNPYIVPGGRFREIYYWDSYFTMLGLQESHQVKVIHNMVENFAYLIDKYGFIPNGNRSYYLTRSQPPFFAMMVNLLAKIEGDKVLVHFRPQLIREYEYWMYNWQAIGADGATHRVVKMPDGNLLNRYWDESDEPREESYIKDVEAAKESKQPPAQFYRNIRAAAASGWDFSTRWFDASGKLPTIQTTDIIPVDLNCLLYNLEMTIARSLNQIQNAKLAKMYRYRANRRRNAILKYCWNQKTGWFDDYNWKLKKQSDVETLAGEFPLEFKIASDEQARLIADGLKNNFLKPGGLVTTPNFSGQQWDAPNGWAPLQYMAIDGLEKYNYNTLARDIATRWLKLNIRVFKQTGKLLEKYNVVDTQLTAGGGEYPLQDGFGWTNGVLLHLVNRYHIDTQQLEKTPAEVQN comes from the coding sequence ATGAGAAAACTTCTTTTACTCGCATTTTCGCTCATAGTATTACGCGTAAATTCCCAAACCGCTACGCCCCGCCAGCAGTTTCCGGGATTATTTGAGGCTGTTCAAACTTCAACTATCTTCCCTGACAATAAAACATTTGTTGATGCCGTACCCAAGCAGGATCCGGCCCTGATCATGAAGGCCTATAACGAGCAGAAAGATAAGCCTGGGTTTAACCTGCAGGCATTTGTACTGGCTAATTTTAATGTACCGGTATCACATAATAATTTCCAAACCGATATCTCGGCCGGTATCCGTAAGCATATCGATACCTTGTGGCAGGTTTTACAGCGCCGTCCTGATGAGGCAAAGCCTTTTTCCTCAACTCTGGCATTGCCCAATCCGTACATTGTACCCGGTGGCAGGTTCAGGGAAATTTATTATTGGGACTCCTACTTTACCATGCTGGGCTTACAGGAAAGTCACCAGGTGAAGGTGATCCACAATATGGTCGAAAACTTTGCCTATCTGATTGATAAATATGGTTTTATTCCCAACGGTAACCGCAGCTATTACCTAACCCGTTCGCAACCTCCGTTTTTTGCGATGATGGTAAACCTGCTGGCAAAAATTGAGGGGGATAAAGTACTGGTGCATTTCAGGCCTCAATTGATCAGGGAATATGAGTACTGGATGTATAACTGGCAGGCAATAGGTGCCGATGGGGCGACACACCGGGTTGTAAAAATGCCTGATGGCAATTTACTGAACCGATATTGGGATGAAAGCGATGAGCCCCGTGAAGAGTCGTATATAAAAGACGTTGAAGCAGCTAAGGAAAGTAAGCAGCCGCCTGCGCAGTTCTATCGTAACATTAGGGCTGCAGCTGCTTCGGGTTGGGATTTCAGCACACGCTGGTTTGATGCGTCGGGCAAACTGCCAACTATACAAACTACCGATATTATACCTGTTGATTTAAATTGCTTATTGTATAACCTGGAAATGACCATTGCCCGGAGTTTAAACCAGATCCAGAATGCCAAGTTGGCCAAAATGTACAGGTACAGGGCAAACAGGCGCAGAAATGCCATCCTGAAATACTGCTGGAACCAGAAAACAGGCTGGTTTGATGACTACAACTGGAAGCTTAAAAAGCAATCAGATGTAGAAACACTTGCCGGCGAATTTCCACTGGAGTTTAAAATTGCCAGCGATGAACAAGCCCGTTTAATAGCCGACGGACTTAAAAACAACTTTCTGAAACCCGGAGGATTGGTTACTACCCCCAACTTTTCCGGACAGCAATGGGATGCGCCGAACGGCTGGGCTCCTTTGCAATATATGGCTATAGATGGACTTGAAAAATATAACTACAACACGCTGGCCAGGGATATTGCTACGCGCTGGCTTAAGCTTAACATCAGGGTGTTTAAACAAACCGGTAAGCTGCTTGAAAAATACAATGTGGTTGATACCCAATTAACCGCGGGCGGCGGCGAATACCCATTACAGGATGGTTTTGGCTGGACAAATGGCGTATTACTGCATTTGGTGAACCGCTATCATATCGATACTCAGCAATTGGAGAAAACACCTGCTGAAGTTCAGAATTGA
- a CDS encoding glycoside hydrolase family 65 protein, which yields MNRILKFSLLAALLIPGVSKAQSIDPWKIKADKIDPANYYGITVANGMIGIVSAPEPFKVKNVVLAGAYDLYGRGRVSNFLNSFNLLNMYLEIDGKRIDAKNISNFRQELDMQHAAFTTTFDYADKATIKYTYYSLRQLPFTVLMDVAVTAKQAINITSASVMEAPDALKEVQNYYNEIDRPHVTISLLTSTAKSPTGKMQLCASTSFLFNEPHGQEPRIIHEMWDNNMHLMKFSKAVAAGQTYSYAVTGSSITSAHHADPLNEAERLTIFAKLEGRDRLIKFHNKAWDDLWTSDIQIEGDDQSQQDIHSMLYHLYSFSRAGTAYSPSPMGLSGLGYNGHVFWDCDVWMYPAMLVLHPEIAKSMVEYRFERLDAARKNAFSHGYKGAMFPWESADSGVEETPVWALSGPFEHHITACVALAAWNYYCVTQDKQWLKEKGWPILSATADFWASRVERNGSGHYDIKNVVAADEWAENIDNNAFTNAAAKANLLNATAAAKILGEKADADWVNVAQNIPILKLDNGVTREHASYNGEGIKQADVNLLAYPLKTITDPAQIKKDLEYYETRVPNEGTPAMTQAVFALLYSRLGNGDKAFHFFKDAYEPNLNPPFRVIAETKGGTNPYFATGAGGIIQSLLMGFGGLDITPTGIVQIKSKLPANWKSLKITGVGMNKATYTIK from the coding sequence TTGAACAGGATATTAAAGTTTAGTTTACTTGCTGCTTTGCTGATACCCGGGGTGTCAAAAGCTCAAAGCATTGATCCCTGGAAAATTAAGGCTGATAAAATTGATCCCGCTAATTATTACGGCATTACCGTAGCTAATGGCATGATCGGTATCGTATCGGCACCGGAACCATTTAAAGTTAAAAATGTAGTGTTGGCAGGTGCCTATGATCTGTACGGTCGCGGCCGTGTAAGCAATTTCCTGAACAGCTTTAACCTGCTCAACATGTACCTTGAAATTGATGGCAAACGTATTGACGCAAAAAACATCAGCAATTTCAGACAGGAGCTGGACATGCAGCACGCGGCATTCACCACCACTTTTGATTATGCGGATAAAGCAACTATAAAATATACTTACTACTCGCTTCGGCAATTGCCATTTACCGTCTTGATGGATGTTGCTGTAACAGCAAAACAGGCAATCAATATCACGTCGGCAAGTGTCATGGAAGCGCCGGATGCACTTAAGGAGGTTCAAAATTATTATAATGAAATTGACAGGCCGCACGTTACCATCAGCCTGCTTACCTCAACTGCTAAAAGTCCTACGGGTAAAATGCAACTCTGCGCGTCAACATCATTTTTATTCAATGAGCCTCATGGTCAGGAGCCTCGCATTATTCACGAAATGTGGGATAACAACATGCACCTCATGAAGTTTAGCAAAGCGGTAGCCGCCGGACAGACTTATAGTTATGCGGTGACAGGTTCATCCATAACATCTGCCCATCATGCCGATCCGCTTAATGAAGCAGAGCGCCTGACCATATTTGCTAAGCTGGAAGGCCGCGACAGGCTGATCAAATTTCATAACAAAGCCTGGGATGACCTGTGGACAAGCGATATACAAATTGAGGGCGATGACCAATCACAGCAGGATATTCATAGCATGTTGTATCATTTATACTCGTTTTCAAGAGCAGGCACGGCCTATTCGCCGTCCCCAATGGGACTTTCAGGTTTAGGATATAACGGCCACGTTTTTTGGGATTGCGATGTTTGGATGTATCCCGCCATGCTGGTGTTGCACCCGGAAATTGCAAAATCAATGGTTGAATACCGGTTTGAACGCCTGGATGCCGCCCGTAAGAACGCTTTTTCACATGGCTATAAAGGTGCAATGTTCCCCTGGGAAAGCGCCGACAGTGGGGTAGAGGAAACACCGGTTTGGGCATTAAGTGGCCCGTTTGAACACCATATTACCGCTTGCGTTGCGCTTGCCGCATGGAATTATTATTGCGTAACACAGGATAAGCAATGGTTGAAGGAAAAAGGCTGGCCAATCCTTTCTGCTACTGCTGATTTTTGGGCAAGCCGTGTAGAGCGCAATGGCTCCGGGCATTATGATATTAAAAACGTGGTGGCTGCCGATGAATGGGCGGAAAACATTGATAATAATGCTTTCACCAATGCCGCGGCAAAAGCCAATTTGCTCAATGCCACAGCTGCTGCAAAAATCTTAGGCGAAAAAGCCGACGCCGATTGGGTAAACGTTGCGCAAAACATTCCCATCCTGAAGCTGGATAATGGTGTTACCCGCGAGCATGCATCTTACAATGGCGAGGGTATTAAACAAGCCGATGTTAACCTGCTGGCCTATCCGCTTAAAACCATTACCGACCCGGCTCAGATAAAAAAAGATCTGGAATACTACGAAACCCGTGTACCAAATGAGGGAACGCCAGCTATGACACAGGCGGTTTTTGCTTTATTGTACTCACGCTTAGGTAATGGCGATAAGGCATTTCATTTTTTTAAGGACGCTTATGAGCCAAACCTTAATCCTCCATTCCGCGTCATTGCAGAAACTAAGGGTGGTACCAATCCATATTTTGCAACGGGAGCAGGAGGGATTATTCAGAGCTTGTTGATGGGTTTTGGTGGCCTGGATATCACGCCAACTGGTATTGTGCAAATAAAAAGCAAGCTGCCAGCCAATTGGAAATCGCTGAAGATTACCGGCGTTGGAATGAATAAGGCAACTTACACGATTAAATAA
- a CDS encoding vanadium-dependent haloperoxidase, producing the protein MRSFLFCLTGVLFLFVSCKKPDYEKVIHDPELYRVTVKKLNDIVLENNFPPVTASRNYVYANIAAYEVIASGDPEHFKSLSGQIKHLPVVPKASKDTAVDYQFASLLAFCTVGNAVTFPEGSMDQYVDELKKKAKDAGMPSYLFEGSVNYANKVAKFILKWSKGDHYAQTRSASKYTVKQQDGRWIPTPPMYAQALEAHWGEIRPMVLDSTAQFIPPNPPVFNVKDHNSPFYKQALEVKQIVDSLTKEDKHQADFWDDNAFKLNVVGHASFATKKFSPGGHWMNITAIGTRAKKFDFGTTVSVYTEASIALFDGFINCWYLKYRSNYVRPETIITKYIDADWRPYIQTPPFPEYSSGHAVISSAAAEVLTNRIGDNFAYTDSSEMEFGIDPLSFKSFREAAKSAAMSRVMGGIHFKNACIVGNKQGAEIGELVVQKLQLKIK; encoded by the coding sequence ATGAGATCCTTTTTATTTTGCCTTACCGGAGTATTATTTTTATTTGTATCCTGTAAAAAGCCCGACTATGAAAAAGTAATTCACGATCCCGAACTTTACCGTGTAACGGTTAAAAAGCTTAACGATATTGTGCTGGAAAATAACTTTCCGCCCGTTACTGCATCCCGCAATTATGTATATGCAAACATAGCCGCTTATGAGGTTATAGCATCCGGCGATCCGGAACATTTTAAATCATTGTCCGGACAGATCAAACATTTGCCCGTAGTGCCTAAAGCGTCAAAAGATACAGCTGTTGACTATCAGTTTGCTTCGCTGCTTGCTTTTTGTACAGTGGGTAACGCGGTAACTTTTCCGGAAGGCAGTATGGATCAATACGTAGATGAACTTAAGAAGAAAGCCAAAGATGCCGGCATGCCATCTTATCTGTTTGAAGGCTCCGTAAATTATGCCAATAAAGTAGCCAAATTTATATTGAAATGGAGCAAAGGCGATCATTATGCGCAAACTCGCTCAGCAAGTAAGTACACCGTAAAACAACAAGATGGGCGCTGGATCCCTACGCCGCCTATGTACGCACAGGCGCTTGAGGCACACTGGGGCGAGATCAGGCCGATGGTGCTGGATTCAACTGCACAATTCATACCGCCAAATCCTCCGGTTTTTAACGTTAAAGACCATAATAGTCCTTTTTATAAGCAAGCACTTGAGGTGAAACAAATAGTAGATAGCCTGACCAAAGAAGATAAACATCAGGCCGATTTTTGGGATGATAATGCATTTAAACTCAACGTAGTTGGCCACGCTTCATTTGCAACCAAAAAGTTTTCGCCGGGAGGCCATTGGATGAATATTACAGCTATCGGTACAAGAGCTAAAAAGTTTGATTTTGGCACTACTGTAAGCGTTTATACCGAAGCTTCAATTGCCTTGTTTGACGGCTTTATCAATTGCTGGTACCTTAAATATCGCTCTAACTATGTGAGGCCCGAAACCATAATCACCAAATACATCGATGCCGATTGGCGTCCGTATATCCAGACTCCTCCGTTCCCGGAATATAGCAGCGGGCATGCGGTTATTTCCTCAGCTGCAGCTGAGGTGCTTACCAATAGGATAGGAGATAATTTTGCCTATACCGATTCCTCTGAGATGGAGTTTGGCATCGACCCGCTATCCTTTAAATCGTTCCGTGAAGCCGCGAAATCGGCAGCTATGTCAAGGGTAATGGGGGGTATTCATTTTAAAAATGCCTGTATTGTAGGCAATAAACAAGGTGCCGAAATAGGAGAACTGGTTGTACAAAAGCTGCAATTAAAGATTAAGTAG